In the genome of Physeter macrocephalus isolate SW-GA chromosome 20, ASM283717v5, whole genome shotgun sequence, one region contains:
- the LINC03042 gene encoding LOW QUALITY PROTEIN: uncharacterized protein LINC03042 (The sequence of the model RefSeq protein was modified relative to this genomic sequence to represent the inferred CDS: inserted 2 bases in 2 codons; deleted 1 base in 1 codon; substituted 2 bases at 2 genomic stop codons) — translation MEMRGAQILEILLPRPWEEARKRCLAREEVSPMGKGLLTAEEVIQXRLGLGKGPGDGGVQSRKLAEEHWSKRPKPAKXEEDGKERVEQXSERQRTGGLEEPRPXIVIACRRRCILSLNVEVAGLPKVQQYKCLVLCPPATLDSFLALEPTKLFPASRPPLGSLLP, via the exons ATGGAGATGAGG GGGGCACAGATATTGGAGATCCTCCTGCCAAGACCCTGGGAGGAAGCCAGGAAGAGATGCCTGGCCAGGGAAGAGGTGAGCCCCATGGGGAAAGGACTACTCACAGCTGAGGAGGTTATTC AGAGACTTGGACTTGGAAAGGGCCCTGGAGATGGTGGGGTCCAGTCCCGGAAACTGGCTGAGGAGCATTGGAGCAAGAGACCGAAACCAGCCA TAGAGGAGGACGGGAAGGAGAGGGTTGAACAGTgatcagaaagacaaagaacagGCGGTTTGGAAGAGCCAAGACCATAAATCGTA ATCGCTTGCAGACGCCGGTG CATCTTGTCACTGAATGTGGAGGTGGCTGGGCTGCCGAAGGTGCAACAGTACAAG TGCCTTGTTCTTTgtcctccagccacactggactCCTTTCTAGCCCTTGAACCCACCAAGCTCTTTCCTGCCTCAAGGCCTCCGCTGGGGTCCCTTCTGCCTTGA